From a single Paenibacillus sp. FSL R5-0345 genomic region:
- a CDS encoding BC1872 family protein codes for MTLTREEILNQSSGRKLDRWIQEHVFNWIPWAEQRGDYLIVAFQKPGESEPYKRSQNWKSQMDRYSVIQYSDLDPMKHAVYGDKDWSTDISAAWEVLGKHKTHQVTFNETGFSHSELKYRVIVGKNQNVAYANAAPEAICKAALLAVLNL; via the coding sequence ATGACACTCACAAGGGAAGAGATACTGAACCAGTCATCAGGCAGAAAATTAGATCGGTGGATACAGGAGCACGTTTTTAATTGGATACCTTGGGCGGAACAGCGCGGTGATTATCTTATAGTCGCTTTTCAAAAGCCCGGAGAAAGTGAGCCTTATAAACGCTCACAAAATTGGAAGTCACAAATGGACCGTTACTCAGTGATCCAATATTCAGACCTTGATCCAATGAAACACGCTGTATATGGAGACAAGGACTGGTCAACAGACATATCCGCAGCATGGGAAGTGCTAGGAAAACACAAGACGCATCAGGTCACATTTAACGAAACTGGATTCTCTCACTCAGAATTAAAATATCGAGTTATCGTAGGCAAAAATCAAAATGTCGCCTATGCAAATGCTGCGCCTGAAGCCATATGTAAAGCAGCATTATTGGCTGTACTTAACTTATAA
- a CDS encoding YopX family protein, whose protein sequence is MGRENKFRGRRKNGEWMYGSLVISSEGDTHIIDHKSWHKWQVDPKTVGQFIGLTDKNGREVYSHDLVEDENGIGEVEWVQEHCAYLVFTRNPSQYHRLESDGQLSQTVVVGNAIDNPELIEV, encoded by the coding sequence ATGGGCAGAGAGAATAAATTTCGCGGTAGACGCAAAAACGGCGAGTGGATGTATGGCAGCTTAGTAATAAGCAGCGAGGGTGATACGCACATCATCGACCATAAAAGCTGGCACAAATGGCAGGTTGATCCGAAAACGGTCGGGCAATTCATCGGGCTTACTGACAAGAATGGACGAGAGGTTTACAGCCACGATCTGGTAGAAGACGAAAACGGAATTGGAGAAGTTGAATGGGTACAGGAACATTGCGCTTACTTGGTATTCACCCGGAATCCTAGCCAATACCACAGACTTGAATCAGACGGACAGTTGAGCCAAACCGTGGTAGTTGGTAACGCGATAGATAATCCAGAACTAATAGAGGTATAA
- a CDS encoding RusA family crossover junction endodeoxyribonuclease: protein MGAVRMTQKGKWKDENAQRYLAYKRILGYEAKKHIKKPLLEPIVITADFYYQLPKRTSKVNRQLAEERKYRPVVKPDIDNAAKGVMDSLNKIAYLDDNQVVGLITNKYYADEPKIVVTIEEWIA from the coding sequence ATGGGCGCGGTAAGAATGACTCAAAAGGGGAAGTGGAAAGACGAGAATGCCCAAAGGTATCTGGCTTATAAGCGAATTTTGGGATATGAAGCCAAGAAGCACATCAAGAAGCCATTACTAGAACCGATCGTCATAACAGCGGACTTTTACTACCAACTGCCAAAGAGAACGAGTAAAGTCAATCGACAACTAGCAGAAGAAAGAAAGTATAGACCAGTAGTGAAGCCAGACATAGACAATGCTGCAAAAGGCGTGATGGACTCACTTAATAAAATTGCTTACCTGGATGATAACCAAGTAGTCGGACTCATAACAAACAAATACTATGCAGACGAACCGAAAATAGTGGTCACTATCGAGGAGTGGATCGCATGA
- a CDS encoding sigma factor-like helix-turn-helix DNA-binding protein translates to MDNNTVIKLLMDYRSYKFALMNLGTDTDFRYTNRNVYEERKPLHISNYNTWYDRERYTRVVGLLESAVDFVLSDEQRSIIRDKYMERNRLNLGEIADKLHKDRKTVSTQHKKAINSLCKALLPISKDYMEINNLDYMFEELRPSA, encoded by the coding sequence ATGGACAACAACACAGTGATTAAGTTGCTAATGGATTATCGTTCCTATAAGTTTGCATTGATGAACCTTGGAACAGATACAGACTTCAGATACACAAACCGCAACGTGTATGAAGAAAGAAAGCCTCTACACATCAGCAATTACAACACATGGTATGACAGGGAAAGATACACGCGTGTTGTAGGTCTACTTGAATCAGCAGTAGATTTTGTTCTGAGTGACGAACAACGTTCAATCATTCGCGATAAATATATGGAACGTAACAGGTTAAATCTTGGGGAGATTGCAGATAAGCTTCACAAGGACAGAAAGACAGTATCAACCCAGCATAAAAAGGCGATTAACAGCCTATGCAAAGCGTTGCTGCCGATCAGTAAGGATTACATGGAGATAAACAACTTGGATTACATGTTTGAAGAACTCAGACCATCAGCATAA
- a CDS encoding phBC6A51 family helix-turn-helix protein: MAETVTQVDTYKPTGNEMKLIEALSNPENRDLNISQVCELIGISRQAYYKMFKKQDFVKYYNQFQLDLVKSSIGDIIKATIFFGVNDPKCHQDRKLILEMGNVYTPKQELKHEGSMGVTIVNDIPRNNKIN, from the coding sequence ATGGCCGAGACAGTGACACAAGTTGACACATACAAGCCAACCGGAAACGAAATGAAGCTGATCGAAGCCTTATCTAATCCGGAGAATCGAGATTTGAATATCTCACAGGTTTGTGAACTGATTGGAATCAGTAGGCAGGCGTATTACAAAATGTTCAAAAAGCAGGATTTTGTAAAGTACTACAACCAGTTTCAGCTAGATCTGGTTAAGAGCAGCATAGGAGATATTATCAAAGCAACTATATTTTTTGGTGTTAATGATCCAAAGTGTCATCAGGATAGAAAACTCATTCTGGAAATGGGAAATGTCTATACTCCGAAACAGGAGTTGAAACACGAAGGTAGTATGGGGGTGACTATTGTAAATGACATCCCTCGTAACAACAAAATTAACTAA
- a CDS encoding PBSX family phage terminase large subunit, whose product MTSLVTTKLTNVIAPSFYDVHWDIVDGKYTHFWLSGGRGSTKSSVISIEIILGIMEDPMANAVVLRKVKDTLNDSVKDQLEWAIAALGVEDYWEVPGEKLVITYKPTGQEIRFRGADKPKKIKGLKYVKGYCKYIWYEELDEFTSMEEVRMINQSLMRGGPKFTVFYSYNPPKSANNWVNTESKYTRDDRLAVHTNYLSVPKEWLGEQFLIEAEHLRDTKPAAYEHEYLGNITGTGGEVFDNVQIRRISDEEIEDFYNIRRGLDFGYGPDPLSYGAMHYDRKHKRLYIFFELYKYRMSNYELYHDHMRVENKDNELVFADSAEPKSISELAQYGAKVAGVKKGPDSIDYGIKFLQSLESIIIDDHRCPDTAREFLTYELEKDANGNFKSGYPDKNNHSIDMVRYAMNIECMDFKDRTKNPQEYDDSSEARVRRNIAKQGRPKRGGQAV is encoded by the coding sequence ATGACATCCCTCGTAACAACAAAATTAACTAACGTAATCGCCCCATCCTTTTATGACGTTCATTGGGACATTGTAGATGGCAAGTATACGCATTTCTGGTTAAGTGGTGGGCGAGGAAGCACAAAGTCTTCTGTCATTTCTATAGAGATCATACTAGGGATCATGGAAGATCCAATGGCGAATGCAGTGGTGCTTCGCAAAGTTAAAGATACCCTGAATGATTCCGTTAAAGACCAGTTAGAATGGGCGATTGCCGCATTAGGCGTAGAAGACTACTGGGAAGTACCTGGAGAAAAACTAGTAATCACGTATAAGCCTACCGGACAAGAGATCCGGTTTCGTGGTGCTGACAAGCCGAAGAAGATTAAAGGCTTAAAGTATGTAAAGGGATATTGCAAATATATTTGGTACGAAGAACTCGACGAGTTTACAAGTATGGAAGAAGTTCGGATGATTAACCAGTCGTTAATGCGTGGTGGTCCTAAATTCACAGTGTTTTACTCTTACAACCCACCAAAGAGCGCTAACAACTGGGTTAACACTGAATCTAAATATACACGTGATGATCGGCTAGCCGTACACACGAACTATTTAAGCGTGCCTAAAGAGTGGCTAGGAGAACAATTCCTCATTGAGGCTGAACACCTCAGGGACACGAAGCCAGCAGCATATGAGCATGAGTATCTTGGTAACATCACAGGTACAGGCGGCGAGGTATTCGATAACGTACAGATCAGACGAATAAGCGACGAAGAGATAGAAGACTTCTACAACATCCGTAGAGGTCTTGATTTTGGTTATGGACCAGATCCACTATCTTACGGAGCTATGCACTACGACCGCAAGCATAAGCGACTGTACATCTTCTTCGAGCTCTACAAGTACCGCATGAGTAACTACGAGCTGTACCACGATCACATGAGAGTTGAGAACAAGGACAATGAGCTAGTATTTGCAGACTCTGCCGAACCCAAGTCAATCAGTGAGTTGGCTCAGTACGGTGCAAAGGTCGCGGGAGTCAAAAAGGGTCCTGATAGCATTGATTACGGCATCAAGTTTCTCCAGAGCTTGGAGAGTATCATCATAGACGATCACAGGTGTCCAGATACAGCAAGAGAGTTTCTGACCTATGAGCTTGAGAAGGATGCAAATGGTAACTTCAAGAGTGGTTACCCAGACAAGAACAATCACAGTATTGATATGGTGCGTTATGCCATGAATATTGAGTGCATGGACTTCAAGGATCGTACCAAGAACCCGCAGGAGTACGATGATAGTTCAGAAGCACGTGTAAGACGCAACATAGCCAAGCAAGGAAGACCAAAGAGAGGGGGTCAGGCAGTCTGA
- a CDS encoding portal protein encodes MKLFKGKAESTEKKEVTDSEWVSKVEEKKKQGENWAIRKQILINLNYYIGNQWIGWNEHTHSIHALPHDGQERITHNVLQQRVQTKLAKQTKNRIKYDVTPDTGDQTRIEVAKAATKFVHYWWDTEEMDKKTRDIFLNSGVKGYAAAKVFFDPEAGTDITPNEDEPGYEEGQQTINIGEISCRICDPLTLFIDPAATSDDEIRWVVEEKPRDIDYVEEKYGKKVTPDETVTYAPSFDISNSGYVDSTRKNKNMVMVREMWMQPCKKYPKGLKVTTTRSEFLDKDESAGEHPYILFGDIPVPGSPLYKSFLEAMLPIQRGLNIALTMFSTNLKKMGGTKWLVPIGSNVDEEELNDEISGIIHFNAATGGKVDRVSGADVPNGFDRIIEYYNRLIDDMSGVREISQGALPAGLDTASGLALMVEQENEKLAVTSQNYERGMKKLLKRVLQLMKKHYTEERLGRILGPDDEIELVSFTGSDLSGEEDINIIQGSSLPEMKSAQQDRIMTMWTANAILTKEGAPDANTFLKLMGLGDSTELFEQNQLDENKSKMENKTFQEMGGNPQALQMVQTYMQAKDAYSQQDQLYQQTVQKVQSIGGDPSQIPPPQVQPPQPIPGAPIVRDFYDHDIHIYNHNIFRKSSDYERLPPEMQALVDAHVQEHMDALQAPIIAQQQAEMAAQQQQSQQQEQQSKEQHQRAVELKTMDNESTMQGELMKARTAIQSAQMRTASGH; translated from the coding sequence TTGAAGCTTTTTAAAGGAAAAGCTGAGTCTACAGAAAAAAAAGAAGTAACTGATTCTGAATGGGTCAGTAAGGTCGAGGAAAAGAAAAAACAAGGTGAGAATTGGGCTATCCGGAAGCAGATTCTTATCAACCTCAACTACTACATTGGAAATCAGTGGATAGGATGGAATGAACACACTCATAGCATCCACGCTTTACCTCATGATGGGCAGGAACGCATAACTCATAACGTCCTGCAGCAGCGTGTACAGACGAAGCTTGCTAAGCAGACGAAGAACCGTATCAAGTACGATGTAACACCGGACACGGGCGATCAAACACGCATTGAAGTGGCAAAAGCAGCGACGAAGTTCGTTCATTACTGGTGGGACACTGAGGAAATGGATAAAAAGACGCGTGATATCTTCTTAAACAGTGGTGTCAAAGGTTATGCCGCTGCTAAAGTGTTTTTCGATCCCGAAGCAGGTACGGACATTACTCCGAATGAGGATGAACCAGGATACGAAGAAGGTCAGCAGACTATAAACATTGGTGAGATTTCTTGCCGTATATGCGACCCACTCACGTTGTTCATTGACCCTGCTGCTACTTCAGATGATGAAATCAGATGGGTTGTGGAAGAAAAGCCGCGTGATATTGATTACGTTGAAGAGAAATATGGCAAGAAAGTCACGCCTGATGAGACAGTCACATATGCACCGTCATTCGATATCAGTAATAGTGGATATGTAGACAGCACACGTAAGAATAAAAACATGGTCATGGTCCGAGAAATGTGGATGCAGCCGTGCAAAAAGTACCCAAAAGGATTAAAGGTCACTACCACACGAAGTGAGTTCTTGGATAAGGACGAAAGTGCAGGTGAGCATCCATATATCCTGTTCGGTGATATACCGGTTCCGGGTTCGCCGTTGTATAAGTCGTTTCTTGAAGCTATGTTGCCGATCCAACGCGGTTTAAACATTGCGCTTACTATGTTCTCCACTAACCTGAAGAAGATGGGCGGAACAAAGTGGCTGGTGCCAATCGGTTCAAACGTGGATGAAGAAGAATTAAACGATGAAATCAGCGGTATCATCCATTTCAACGCTGCAACAGGCGGTAAGGTTGATCGCGTTTCTGGTGCTGATGTTCCAAACGGATTTGATCGCATAATTGAGTATTACAACAGGCTCATAGATGATATGTCCGGTGTGCGTGAAATCTCACAAGGTGCTTTGCCAGCTGGATTGGATACAGCGTCAGGTCTTGCGCTCATGGTTGAGCAGGAGAATGAGAAGCTTGCGGTAACCTCTCAAAACTATGAACGCGGCATGAAGAAGCTGTTAAAGCGTGTGCTTCAGCTCATGAAGAAACATTACACTGAGGAACGTTTAGGACGCATCTTAGGTCCTGATGATGAAATTGAACTCGTTAGTTTCACTGGTTCTGATCTCAGTGGCGAGGAAGATATCAATATCATCCAAGGTTCTAGCCTTCCAGAGATGAAAAGCGCTCAGCAAGACCGCATTATGACGATGTGGACAGCTAATGCAATTCTCACGAAAGAAGGTGCTCCTGACGCTAACACATTCCTGAAACTCATGGGATTGGGCGATTCTACTGAGCTGTTTGAACAAAACCAATTGGACGAGAACAAATCCAAGATGGAGAATAAAACGTTTCAGGAAATGGGAGGGAATCCACAAGCCTTGCAAATGGTACAAACGTACATGCAAGCAAAGGATGCTTACAGCCAACAAGATCAGTTGTATCAGCAAACCGTCCAGAAGGTACAGTCTATAGGTGGAGATCCTTCGCAGATTCCACCACCGCAAGTTCAACCGCCACAGCCGATACCGGGAGCGCCGATTGTTAGGGACTTCTACGATCACGATATACACATTTACAACCATAATATCTTCCGTAAGTCCAGCGATTACGAGAGGTTACCTCCTGAGATGCAAGCATTAGTTGATGCTCACGTTCAGGAACATATGGATGCACTGCAAGCACCAATCATTGCACAGCAACAGGCAGAGATGGCAGCTCAACAGCAACAAAGCCAACAACAGGAACAACAATCGAAGGAACAGCACCAGAGAGCCGTAGAGCTTAAAACGATGGACAACGAATCAACTATGCAAGGTGAGTTAATGAAGGCTAGAACAGCCATTCAGAGCGCTCAGATGCGTACTGCAAGTGGTCATTAA